One part of the Burkholderia latens genome encodes these proteins:
- a CDS encoding amino acid ABC transporter ATP-binding protein codes for MPLVETRGLEKNFGTHHVLKGIDFSVERGQVVSIIGRSGSGKSTLLRTLNGLESIDAGTISIDGERVDARHADLRALRLKVGMVFQQYNLFPHLSAGQNVMLAQSVVKKAHRQQARAIAELMLERVGLGDKFDALPEQLSGGQQQRVAIARALAMKPSVLLCDEITSALDPELVGEVLGVVEQLAREDMTLIMVTHEMNFARAVSDRIVFMHQGRVWESGTADEIFERPQTVELTRFLGSIRNTEAVAR; via the coding sequence ATGCCGCTCGTTGAAACCCGTGGTCTCGAAAAGAACTTCGGCACCCATCACGTGCTCAAGGGCATCGATTTCTCCGTCGAGCGCGGGCAGGTCGTGTCGATCATCGGCCGCAGCGGATCGGGCAAGAGCACGCTGCTGCGTACGCTCAACGGGCTCGAGAGCATCGACGCGGGCACGATCTCGATCGACGGCGAACGCGTCGATGCGCGGCACGCGGACTTGCGTGCGCTGCGGCTGAAGGTCGGCATGGTGTTCCAGCAATACAACCTGTTTCCGCATCTGAGCGCCGGACAGAACGTAATGCTCGCGCAGTCGGTGGTGAAGAAGGCACACCGTCAGCAGGCGCGCGCGATCGCGGAGCTGATGCTCGAGCGCGTCGGCCTCGGCGACAAGTTCGACGCGCTGCCGGAACAGCTGTCGGGCGGTCAGCAGCAGCGCGTCGCAATCGCGCGCGCACTCGCGATGAAACCGAGCGTGCTGCTGTGCGATGAAATCACGTCCGCGCTCGATCCCGAGCTCGTCGGCGAGGTGCTGGGCGTCGTCGAGCAACTTGCGCGCGAGGACATGACGCTGATCATGGTCACCCACGAGATGAACTTCGCGCGTGCGGTGAGCGACCGGATCGTGTTCATGCATCAGGGGCGCGTGTGGGAGAGCGGAACGGCCGACGAGATCTTCGAGCGGCCGCAGACGGTCGAGCTGACGCGGTTTCTGGGCAGCATACGCAATACGGAAGCCGTGGCGCGCTGA
- a CDS encoding transporter substrate-binding domain-containing protein yields the protein MSPTTRPFLRRSWLAALLAAPVMALLAAAPAHADALDTIAKSGTLRVAVPEDYPPFGSVGTDMQPQGYDIDMAGVLAKALGVKLKLVPVNSANRIPYLTTNKVDMVISSLGKTPEREKVIDFSTAYAPYFQGVFGPSDVKVSTPADLTGKTVGATRGALEEIALSQLAPNATIKRFEDNNATIQAFLSGQVQLIAAGNIVAAAILAKNPPRRPEVKFVIKNSPCFVGVNKNEPRLLAKIDDAIAHAKQDGTLGEMSRKWLGQPLPAGL from the coding sequence GTGAGCCCGACGACCCGACCGTTCCTCCGACGCAGCTGGCTGGCTGCGTTGCTCGCTGCACCCGTGATGGCGCTGCTTGCCGCCGCGCCGGCCCATGCCGACGCGCTCGACACCATCGCGAAAAGCGGCACGCTGCGCGTCGCGGTGCCCGAGGACTATCCGCCTTTCGGCTCGGTCGGCACGGACATGCAGCCGCAAGGCTACGACATCGACATGGCCGGAGTGCTCGCCAAGGCGCTCGGCGTCAAGCTGAAGCTGGTGCCCGTGAACAGCGCGAACCGGATTCCGTACCTGACGACCAACAAGGTCGACATGGTGATCTCGTCGCTCGGCAAGACGCCGGAGCGCGAGAAAGTCATCGATTTCTCGACCGCGTACGCACCGTATTTCCAGGGCGTGTTCGGGCCGTCCGACGTGAAGGTGAGCACGCCCGCCGATCTGACCGGCAAGACGGTCGGCGCGACGCGCGGCGCGCTCGAGGAGATCGCGCTGTCGCAACTCGCGCCGAATGCGACGATCAAGCGCTTCGAGGACAACAACGCGACGATCCAGGCGTTCCTGTCGGGACAAGTGCAATTGATCGCGGCCGGCAACATCGTTGCGGCGGCGATTCTTGCGAAGAATCCGCCGCGCCGCCCCGAGGTCAAGTTCGTGATCAAGAATTCGCCGTGCTTCGTCGGCGTCAACAAGAACGAACCGCGCCTGCTCGCGAAGATCGACGATGCGATCGCCCATGCGAAGCAGGACGGCACGCTCGGCGAAATGTCGCGAAAGTGGCTCGGCCAGCCGTTGCCGGCCGGGCTGTGA
- a CDS encoding DUF4148 domain-containing protein, with translation MNNLIRAVLLSCALSAPIAAFAQTADHAVTRADVRADLVRVEKAGYRPAGSDPYYPDDIQAAEAKVAAQQSQSAAARPGIAANAATPSFASLASLDTQQLYEHH, from the coding sequence ATGAACAACCTGATTCGTGCAGTCCTGCTGTCATGTGCGCTGAGCGCACCGATCGCCGCATTTGCGCAAACCGCCGACCATGCGGTTACGCGTGCCGATGTGCGCGCCGATCTCGTCCGGGTCGAGAAGGCGGGCTATCGTCCGGCCGGCAGCGATCCGTACTATCCCGACGACATCCAGGCCGCGGAAGCGAAGGTCGCCGCGCAGCAATCGCAATCGGCCGCCGCACGGCCCGGCATCGCAGCCAACGCCGCCACGCCGTCGTTTGCATCGCTCGCGTCGCTCGACACGCAGCAGCTGTACGAGCATCACTGA
- a CDS encoding MEKHLA domain-containing protein, whose product MSLSTDANFFRLLADSYRRLVNRPLVPDGMSPSEGAAWLYESAPFGVLAHDTSADPVFVYGNKRAQAIFGYDWNELTALPSRLSAQPMERHERQVFLDKVMRDGFVSEYRGVRVTKSGKRFRIERATVWQLTDADGTVHGQAAMIPEARPLDASE is encoded by the coding sequence ATGTCGTTGTCCACCGATGCAAACTTCTTCCGCCTTCTTGCCGATTCCTACCGCCGGCTTGTGAACCGCCCGCTCGTTCCCGACGGCATGAGCCCATCCGAAGGCGCGGCGTGGCTGTACGAAAGTGCGCCGTTCGGCGTCCTTGCGCACGATACGTCGGCCGATCCGGTATTCGTGTACGGCAACAAGCGCGCGCAGGCGATTTTCGGATACGACTGGAATGAATTGACGGCATTGCCGTCCCGGCTGTCGGCGCAGCCAATGGAGCGGCACGAGCGCCAGGTGTTTCTCGACAAGGTGATGCGGGACGGTTTCGTATCCGAATACCGCGGCGTGCGGGTGACAAAGTCCGGCAAGCGCTTCCGCATCGAGCGCGCGACCGTGTGGCAGCTCACGGACGCAGACGGAACCGTGCACGGCCAGGCCGCGATGATTCCGGAAGCGAGGCCGCTCGACGCGTCCGAATGA
- a CDS encoding amino acid ABC transporter permease gives MSYQLQFGELADYAGVFASGAAITLALTAVATVLGVALGVLGAAAYSADARAAVRVRPLIGAYVEAIRNTPFVVQLFFIFFGLPALGVHIGEYTAAILAMTLNLGAYSVEIVRAGVAAVPKGHLEAASALAMSRAQMLRHVVLPQALAKVFPALSSQIVITMLGSAVVSQISVADLTYAAGYIQSRNFRAFETYFVITLAYLAMALLLRATLGAMGRRLFSRRVRGAR, from the coding sequence ATGAGCTACCAGCTTCAATTCGGCGAACTTGCCGATTACGCCGGCGTGTTCGCGAGCGGCGCGGCGATCACGCTCGCGCTGACCGCGGTCGCGACCGTGCTCGGCGTGGCGCTCGGCGTGCTCGGTGCGGCCGCGTACAGCGCCGACGCGCGCGCGGCCGTGCGCGTGCGCCCGCTGATCGGCGCATACGTCGAGGCGATTCGCAACACGCCGTTCGTCGTCCAGCTGTTTTTCATCTTCTTCGGCTTGCCGGCGCTCGGCGTGCACATCGGCGAATACACGGCCGCGATCCTCGCGATGACGCTCAATCTCGGCGCGTACTCGGTCGAGATCGTGCGCGCGGGCGTGGCCGCCGTGCCGAAGGGGCATCTGGAAGCGGCGTCCGCGCTGGCGATGTCCCGCGCGCAGATGCTGCGTCACGTCGTGCTGCCGCAGGCGCTCGCGAAGGTGTTTCCCGCGCTGTCGAGCCAGATCGTGATCACGATGCTCGGTTCGGCGGTCGTGTCGCAGATCTCGGTGGCCGACCTGACCTATGCGGCCGGCTACATCCAGTCGCGCAACTTCCGCGCGTTCGAAACGTATTTCGTGATCACGCTCGCGTATCTGGCGATGGCGCTGCTGCTGCGCGCCACGCTCGGCGCGATGGGGCGCCGCCTGTTTTCCCGCCGTGTGCGAGGTGCGCGATGA
- a CDS encoding efflux RND transporter permease subunit: protein MWIVRLALRRPYTFVVLALLIFIAGPLALLRTPTDIFPNINIPVVSIVWSYNGFSAEDMAKRITSNYERALTSDVDDIEHIESQSLNGVSVVKIFFHPGADINRAIAEAASNAASILRILPPGTLPPNIITYNASTVPILQLGLSSDTLPEQQLYDLGNSFIRTQLATVQGAAVPLPFGGKIRQIVVDLDTRALQAKGLAPIDVVNAINAQNLILPGGTAKIGTHEYNVQMNGSTQTVAALNDLPVKTIGGNVVYVRDVAHVRDGYAPQTNIVRADGKRAALLTVEKTGSASTLTIIDQVKAMLPKIAAGLPKALHITPLDDQSVFVKSAVQGVVREALIAACLTALMILLFLGSWRATLIIAITIPLAVLTSLLALSALGQTINIMTLGGLALAVGILVDDATVAIENITHHLELGAPLEDAILTGSGEIAVPTFVSTLSICIVFVPMFLLTGVARYLFVPLAEAVIFAMIASYFFSRTLVPTLAMALMRAKGQSRPARGVLAPLVHLARFQAAFEHRFEAVRLRYRALLSAAIARRRRFAAAFLLACIASTGLYAFAGQDFFPSVDTGEIRLHLRAPTGTRIEQTARLTDEVEAKIRTVIPANELAGVLDNIGVPVSGINLTYDSSDPIGTEDADVLVTLKAGHASTAAYVAKLRNVLAQSFPGVTFAFLPADIVSQILNFGLPAPIDIQIVGNKLDQNRAVANALLAKLRGVRGLVDARIQQPGDEPAINVNVDRTKAIQAGLEQRDVAQNLLIALSGSSQTTPNFWLDPRNGVSYPVLVQTPQYTVNSLQSLANVPLPDGTAHWPQTPAGGPAAGAPAQNLLGSLGTFSRSTQQAVVSHYNVQPVLDIFASVQGRDLGGVTADVTKLVDAARAQLPPGSSIVLRGQVQAMHESFAGLLGGLVLAIALVYLLMVVNFQSWLDPLVIVGGLPASLAGIAWMLFVTRTTLSVPALTGTILCIGIATANSILVVNAARELLAGGAPPWQAALDAGFSRFRPVVMTALAMLIGMLPMALGLGDGGEQNAPLGRAVIGGLAFGTCSTLLFVPVLFGFVHAWLARRRDAAAAQRPQHAPDTPALG from the coding sequence ATGTGGATCGTCCGGCTGGCATTACGCAGGCCCTACACGTTCGTCGTACTCGCGCTGCTGATCTTCATCGCGGGACCGCTCGCGCTGCTGCGCACGCCGACCGACATCTTCCCGAACATCAACATTCCGGTCGTCAGCATCGTGTGGTCGTACAACGGCTTCTCCGCGGAAGACATGGCCAAGCGGATCACGTCGAACTACGAGCGCGCGCTTACGTCCGACGTCGACGATATCGAGCATATCGAATCGCAGTCGCTGAACGGCGTGTCGGTCGTGAAGATCTTCTTCCATCCGGGCGCCGACATCAATCGCGCGATCGCCGAAGCCGCGAGCAACGCCGCGTCGATCCTGCGCATCCTGCCGCCCGGCACGCTGCCGCCGAACATCATCACGTACAACGCGTCGACGGTGCCGATCCTGCAGCTCGGGCTGTCGAGCGACACGCTCCCCGAGCAGCAGCTGTACGACCTCGGCAACAGCTTCATCCGCACGCAGCTCGCGACCGTCCAGGGCGCGGCGGTGCCGTTGCCGTTCGGCGGCAAGATCCGCCAGATCGTCGTCGATCTCGATACGCGCGCGCTGCAGGCAAAGGGGCTCGCACCGATCGACGTCGTGAATGCGATCAACGCGCAGAACCTGATCCTGCCGGGCGGCACCGCGAAGATCGGTACGCACGAATACAACGTGCAGATGAACGGCAGCACGCAAACGGTCGCCGCGCTGAACGACCTGCCGGTGAAGACGATCGGCGGCAACGTCGTATACGTGCGCGACGTCGCGCACGTTCGCGACGGCTACGCGCCGCAGACCAACATCGTGCGCGCGGACGGCAAGCGCGCGGCGCTGCTGACGGTCGAGAAGACCGGCAGCGCGTCGACGCTGACGATCATCGACCAGGTGAAGGCGATGCTGCCGAAAATCGCGGCCGGGCTGCCGAAGGCGCTGCACATTACGCCGCTCGACGATCAGTCGGTGTTCGTGAAGTCGGCGGTCCAGGGGGTCGTGCGCGAAGCGCTGATCGCCGCGTGCCTGACCGCGCTGATGATCCTGCTGTTTCTCGGCAGCTGGCGCGCGACGCTGATCATTGCGATCACGATCCCGCTCGCGGTGCTCACGTCGCTGCTCGCGCTGTCCGCGCTCGGCCAGACCATCAACATCATGACGCTCGGCGGGCTCGCGCTCGCGGTCGGGATCCTCGTTGACGACGCGACCGTCGCGATCGAGAACATCACTCATCATCTCGAGCTGGGTGCGCCGCTGGAGGACGCGATCCTCACCGGCTCCGGAGAAATCGCGGTGCCGACGTTCGTGTCGACGCTGTCGATCTGCATCGTGTTCGTGCCGATGTTCCTGCTCACCGGCGTCGCGCGCTATCTGTTCGTACCGCTCGCAGAGGCGGTGATCTTCGCGATGATCGCGTCGTACTTCTTCTCGCGCACGCTCGTGCCGACGCTCGCGATGGCGCTGATGCGCGCGAAAGGGCAAAGCCGGCCGGCGCGCGGCGTATTGGCGCCGCTCGTGCACCTGGCACGCTTCCAGGCCGCGTTCGAGCATCGCTTCGAGGCCGTGCGGCTGCGCTATCGTGCGCTGCTGTCGGCGGCGATCGCGCGCCGCCGGCGCTTCGCGGCCGCGTTCCTGCTCGCGTGCATCGCATCGACCGGCCTCTACGCGTTCGCCGGCCAGGACTTCTTCCCGTCGGTCGACACCGGCGAGATCCGCCTGCACCTGCGCGCGCCGACCGGCACGCGGATCGAGCAAACCGCGCGGCTGACCGACGAAGTCGAGGCGAAGATCCGCACCGTGATTCCGGCGAACGAACTCGCCGGCGTGCTGGACAACATCGGCGTGCCGGTGAGCGGCATCAACCTCACGTACGACTCGTCAGACCCGATCGGCACCGAGGACGCCGACGTGCTCGTCACGCTGAAGGCGGGCCACGCGTCAACGGCCGCGTACGTCGCGAAACTGCGCAACGTGCTCGCACAATCGTTCCCCGGCGTGACGTTCGCATTCCTGCCGGCCGACATCGTCAGCCAGATCCTCAACTTCGGGTTGCCCGCGCCGATCGACATCCAGATCGTCGGCAACAAGCTCGACCAGAACCGCGCGGTCGCGAACGCGCTGCTCGCGAAACTGCGCGGCGTGCGCGGGCTCGTCGACGCGCGCATCCAGCAGCCCGGCGACGAACCGGCGATCAACGTGAACGTGGACCGCACGAAAGCGATCCAGGCCGGGCTCGAGCAACGCGACGTCGCGCAGAACCTGCTGATCGCGCTGTCCGGCAGTTCGCAGACGACGCCGAACTTCTGGCTCGATCCGCGCAATGGCGTCAGCTATCCGGTGCTCGTGCAGACGCCGCAATACACGGTGAATTCGCTGCAGTCGCTCGCGAACGTGCCGCTGCCCGACGGCACCGCGCACTGGCCGCAGACGCCGGCCGGCGGCCCGGCCGCGGGCGCGCCCGCGCAGAACCTGCTCGGCTCGCTCGGCACGTTCTCGCGCTCGACGCAGCAGGCGGTGGTATCGCACTACAACGTGCAGCCGGTGCTCGACATCTTCGCGTCGGTGCAGGGGCGCGACCTGGGCGGCGTCACCGCCGACGTGACGAAGCTCGTCGACGCCGCGCGCGCGCAACTGCCGCCCGGTTCGTCGATCGTGCTGCGCGGCCAGGTGCAGGCGATGCACGAGTCGTTCGCCGGGCTGCTCGGCGGCCTCGTGCTCGCGATCGCGCTCGTCTACCTGCTGATGGTCGTCAATTTCCAGTCGTGGCTCGATCCGCTCGTGATCGTCGGCGGGCTGCCGGCATCGCTCGCCGGTATCGCATGGATGCTGTTCGTCACGCGCACCACGCTGTCGGTGCCCGCGCTGACCGGCACGATCCTGTGCATCGGCATCGCGACCGCGAACAGCATCCTCGTCGTGAACGCGGCGCGCGAACTGCTTGCCGGCGGCGCGCCGCCGTGGCAGGCCGCGCTCGACGCAGGCTTCAGCCGCTTCCGGCCGGTCGTGATGACCGCGCTCGCGATGCTGATCGGCATGCTGCCGATGGCGCTCGGCCTCGGCGACGGCGGCGAGCAGAACGCGCCGCTCGGCCGCGCGGTGATCGGCGGGCTTGCGTTCGGCACGTGCTCGACGCTGCTGTTCGTCCCGGTGCTGTTCGGTTTCGTCCACGCATGGCTCGCGCGGCGCCGCGACGCTGCGGCCGCGCAGCGCCCGCAGCACGCGCCCGACACGCCTGCGCTGGGTTGA
- a CDS encoding DUF4148 domain-containing protein produces MNKLIRAALLSCALSAPIVAFAQTADHALTRADVIADLVQAQRDGTVPTSNWDYPPSAQTVARNRALYAIAHGERDTAMAATSAAVSTASAQ; encoded by the coding sequence ATGAACAAGCTGATTCGTGCAGCATTGCTGTCCTGTGCGCTGAGCGCGCCGATCGTCGCATTTGCGCAAACCGCCGACCATGCGCTCACGCGCGCCGACGTGATCGCCGATCTGGTTCAGGCGCAGCGCGACGGCACCGTGCCGACGTCGAACTGGGATTATCCGCCGAGCGCGCAGACGGTCGCTCGCAATCGTGCGCTGTACGCGATCGCACATGGCGAGCGGGATACGGCGATGGCAGCGACGTCGGCTGCCGTGTCGACTGCGAGCGCGCAATGA
- a CDS encoding amino acid ABC transporter permease, translating to MTDFTFAQILSNLLLAARWTIVLSLVSFVTGGLVGLGLLVMRVSSSKVLRGAAKLYIEVFQGTPLLMQLFIVFFGLPLVGLDVSPWVAATAGLTFFTSAYLAEIWRGCVDAVPKGQWEASASLAMSYVEQLRHVILPQAARIAIAPTVGFGVQAVKDTALVSIIGFTELTKAGIAISNATFRPFVVYGLVALIYFALCYPLTRYARTLQRRWHAAR from the coding sequence ATGACCGATTTCACGTTCGCTCAGATTCTGTCGAACCTGCTGCTGGCCGCGCGCTGGACGATCGTGCTGTCGCTCGTGTCGTTCGTGACGGGCGGCCTTGTCGGGCTCGGGCTGCTCGTGATGCGCGTATCGAGCTCGAAGGTGCTGCGCGGCGCCGCGAAGCTCTATATCGAAGTGTTCCAGGGCACGCCTTTGCTGATGCAGCTGTTCATCGTGTTCTTCGGCCTGCCGCTCGTCGGGCTCGACGTTTCGCCGTGGGTCGCGGCCACTGCCGGGCTCACGTTCTTCACCAGCGCGTATCTTGCCGAGATCTGGCGCGGCTGCGTCGACGCGGTGCCGAAAGGGCAATGGGAAGCGTCGGCGAGCCTCGCGATGAGTTATGTCGAGCAGCTGCGGCACGTGATCCTGCCGCAGGCCGCGCGCATCGCGATCGCGCCGACCGTCGGCTTCGGCGTGCAGGCCGTGAAGGATACGGCGCTGGTGTCGATCATCGGTTTCACCGAGCTGACGAAGGCCGGCATCGCGATCTCGAACGCGACGTTCCGGCCGTTCGTCGTGTACGGCCTTGTCGCGCTGATCTATTTCGCGCTCTGTTATCCGCTTACCCGTTATGCGCGCACGTTGCAAAGGAGATGGCATGCCGCTCGTTGA